One stretch of Lentimicrobium sp. L6 DNA includes these proteins:
- a CDS encoding isoaspartyl peptidase/L-asparaginase family protein encodes MKKYLPIILILLWSCQMEVKNEKEQKIQTNPDWTIVIHGGAGDIEKEGFSEERQSEYKQKLEEAIQAGSVILENGGTSLEAVEASIHIMEDSPLFNAGKGAVFNALGQNEMDASIMDGKSGKAGAVAGVRHIKNPISAAIAVMEKSPHVLLIGDGAEKFASEHGVEITDTSWFYTEKRWKSYEKMKQDKHGTVGCVALDKHGNITAGTSTGGMTMKMPGRVGDSPIIGAGTYADNHTCGISATGHGEFFIRNVVAYDVAAIMKYQGKSIEEAANYVIQDKLKSQNASGGIIGLDAQGNIIMEFNTTAMFRASNRSDDDLRVAIFK; translated from the coding sequence ATGAAAAAATACCTACCTATTATTCTCATTTTACTTTGGTCCTGTCAAATGGAAGTGAAAAACGAAAAAGAACAAAAAATACAAACTAATCCCGATTGGACCATAGTCATTCACGGAGGAGCTGGAGACATTGAAAAAGAAGGATTCTCTGAGGAAAGACAATCAGAATACAAACAAAAATTAGAGGAGGCCATTCAGGCGGGCTCTGTCATTCTAGAAAATGGGGGGACAAGTTTAGAAGCTGTTGAAGCAAGTATTCATATCATGGAGGATTCACCACTTTTTAATGCTGGTAAAGGAGCCGTTTTTAATGCTTTGGGTCAAAATGAAATGGATGCTTCCATTATGGATGGAAAAAGTGGAAAAGCAGGGGCGGTGGCTGGAGTCCGTCATATTAAAAACCCCATCAGTGCAGCCATTGCAGTGATGGAAAAATCGCCACATGTATTGCTTATTGGTGATGGTGCTGAGAAATTCGCTTCAGAACATGGAGTGGAAATCACCGATACTTCTTGGTTTTATACCGAAAAAAGATGGAAAAGCTACGAGAAAATGAAGCAAGACAAGCACGGAACAGTGGGCTGCGTAGCACTAGATAAACACGGGAATATTACAGCTGGAACCTCCACTGGAGGCATGACCATGAAAATGCCCGGAAGAGTGGGTGATAGCCCAATTATTGGCGCTGGCACCTATGCCGATAATCATACTTGTGGGATTTCAGCCACGGGTCATGGGGAGTTCTTCATTAGAAATGTAGTGGCCTACGATGTGGCCGCCATCATGAAATATCAAGGAAAAAGTATTGAAGAAGCAGCAAATTATGTGATTCAAGACAAACTAAAATCTCAAAACGCTAGCGGTGGAATCATAGGTTTAGATGCCCAAGGGAATATCATCATGGAATTTAATACTACGGCTATGTTTAGAGCATCGAATCGCTCTGATGATGATTTACGAGTGGCTATTTTTAAATAA
- a CDS encoding response regulator, whose translation MLTKINTYRIVFFSPHSSFFVDIKEGLIQKGMNIASAANYQALLGIIEDKKNCIIVSDYLFPAFNGLELLKKIKKDFNIVPPIIFILDDYKTEIIESLIEYGARDFIVEGKSNLISVFERIVLLMTHLQREKKQLEIAKSENKPDEFTRFLDVIDELVFIRELEGPFITVNYNSLERLRYSREEMLSMEPEKIIAPQKIFDYLLEVRLLKDKKKHVYETELISKDFRSIPVEISSSITEIKGKQVIITIARDISDRLETNKELKNLNSDLEKINREYKTQNDRLRNINREIEENRHALKLALNEAENAEKLKNRFLANMSHEIRTPMNAIVGFSQLLEDADPEDTSDFIRIINNNSDTLLQLINDLMDIAKIESDLVAINTEALSIHQLLLDIKTIFDFDKHNKDKGHIEIKYSQTENLDTIIETDKLRLKQVLMNLVNNALKFTEEGSVEISFEIKNNLVHIYVKDTGIGIPIKLQQQIFERFQQIDHIEKPQGTGIGLSISRSLMRLLGGEISLSSEVNRGSVFEIIHPLSQENNSKVKPPQKNMVMIAEDEEDNYHLLKYVLKDLNLDVIWAKNGKEAIDYCREKNICLVLMDIKMPTVDGLQATTEILKLQPDLPIIAQTAYTQDEDIERCRRAGCVEFIAKPINLTHLRRTIAKYV comes from the coding sequence ATGTTGACTAAAATTAATACATATAGGATCGTATTCTTTAGCCCTCATTCTTCATTCTTTGTAGATATTAAGGAAGGATTGATACAAAAGGGAATGAACATAGCTAGTGCAGCCAATTATCAGGCTTTGTTGGGTATAATAGAGGATAAGAAAAACTGCATCATAGTTTCTGATTATTTATTCCCAGCATTTAATGGTTTAGAATTATTAAAGAAGATTAAAAAGGACTTCAATATAGTTCCTCCCATTATTTTTATACTTGATGATTATAAAACGGAAATCATAGAAAGCCTCATTGAATATGGAGCTCGTGATTTTATTGTAGAAGGGAAATCTAATCTAATTAGTGTTTTTGAGAGGATTGTTTTATTAATGACTCATCTCCAGAGAGAAAAGAAACAGTTGGAGATAGCAAAATCAGAGAATAAACCAGATGAGTTTACCAGATTTTTAGATGTGATAGATGAGTTGGTATTTATCAGAGAACTAGAAGGCCCTTTTATTACTGTCAATTATAATTCATTAGAGCGATTGAGATACAGCCGTGAAGAAATGCTTAGCATGGAACCAGAAAAGATTATCGCTCCACAAAAGATATTTGACTATTTATTAGAGGTTCGATTATTAAAGGATAAGAAAAAGCATGTTTATGAAACAGAACTCATTTCTAAAGATTTCAGAAGCATTCCGGTAGAAATTAGTTCCTCCATTACTGAAATAAAGGGCAAGCAAGTGATCATTACTATTGCTCGTGATATTTCTGATCGCTTAGAAACCAATAAGGAATTGAAAAATCTAAATAGTGATTTAGAGAAGATTAATAGAGAGTATAAAACCCAGAATGATCGACTTAGAAATATAAATAGAGAAATTGAAGAAAACAGACATGCTTTAAAATTAGCCCTTAATGAGGCTGAAAATGCAGAAAAACTGAAAAATAGGTTCTTGGCCAATATGAGTCATGAGATTAGAACTCCTATGAATGCTATTGTGGGTTTTAGTCAGTTATTGGAAGATGCCGATCCTGAGGATACTTCTGATTTTATACGCATCATCAATAATAATTCCGATACGCTATTACAATTGATTAATGATTTAATGGATATTGCAAAGATTGAGTCTGATCTTGTAGCCATCAATACAGAAGCCTTGAGTATTCACCAGTTATTACTGGATATAAAAACGATATTTGATTTCGATAAGCATAATAAAGACAAAGGTCATATTGAAATTAAATATTCACAGACTGAAAATTTAGACACGATTATTGAAACTGATAAATTGAGGCTGAAGCAGGTATTGATGAATTTAGTCAATAATGCTTTGAAATTTACAGAAGAAGGTAGTGTAGAGATTAGTTTTGAAATAAAAAACAATTTAGTTCACATATATGTAAAGGATACAGGGATTGGGATCCCTATCAAATTACAGCAGCAAATATTTGAACGTTTTCAGCAAATCGATCATATTGAGAAGCCACAAGGAACTGGTATTGGTCTGTCTATTAGCCGTTCTTTAATGCGATTATTAGGTGGGGAAATTAGCTTAAGCTCCGAAGTAAATAGAGGATCGGTTTTTGAAATCATCCATCCTTTATCCCAAGAAAACAATTCTAAGGTAAAACCTCCTCAAAAAAACATGGTGATGATAGCAGAAGATGAAGAGGACAATTACCACCTACTGAAATATGTATTGAAAGATTTAAATCTAGATGTCATTTGGGCTAAAAATGGTAAGGAAGCCATAGATTATTGCAGAGAAAAGAATATTTGCTTGGTGCTTATGGATATTAAAATGCCTACTGTAGATGGCTTGCAGGCTACCACCGAAATATTGAAACTTCAACCCGATTTACCCATCATTGCTCAAACCGCCTATACCCAAGATGAAGATATAGAGAGGTGTAGACGAGCTGGTTGTGTAGAATTCATTGCCAAACCAATCAATCTAACTCATCTCAGACGCACTATTGCAAAATATGTTTAA
- the dxr gene encoding 1-deoxy-D-xylulose-5-phosphate reductoisomerase, whose product MESQEGKGITILGSTGSIGRQALQVISEYPELFRLKILSAHSSIDLLIEQALKYHPEMVFIANSTRQNALKAALAHTSIQVLNTEEELYETFLQEDLHMVLLAIVGFAGLKPALKTIEASKDLAIANKESLVVGGHILMDLVKKHQVNLLPVDSEHSAIFQCLQGEQAESVEKIILTASGGPFFEWSAEEMKKITLKQALKHPTWEMGHKITIDSASMMNKGLEVIEAKWLFNLNPQQIDVVAHPQSLVHSMVQFNDGSVKAQMSPPDMRGPIQYAMFHPHRKQAGLTRFNFSEALSLSFKPVDMKKFRNLALAFEALEKGGNIPAILNAANEAAVEAVLQNQLPFYRISEVVENMMKEMNFIQNPNLQDLENTHFETIAKSKELIKRKN is encoded by the coding sequence ATGGAAAGTCAAGAAGGTAAAGGAATTACAATTTTAGGATCTACTGGGAGTATTGGAAGGCAAGCCCTTCAAGTTATTTCTGAATATCCCGAATTATTTAGACTAAAGATATTAAGTGCCCATTCAAGTATTGATTTATTGATAGAACAGGCATTGAAATATCATCCAGAAATGGTGTTTATTGCAAACTCCACGCGACAAAATGCCCTTAAAGCTGCTTTAGCTCATACCTCCATTCAAGTATTAAACACTGAGGAAGAACTATATGAAACTTTTCTTCAAGAAGACCTCCATATGGTGTTATTGGCCATTGTTGGATTTGCTGGACTAAAGCCTGCATTAAAAACCATTGAAGCCTCTAAAGATTTAGCTATTGCAAATAAAGAGAGTTTGGTGGTGGGTGGTCATATCCTCATGGATTTGGTAAAAAAGCATCAGGTCAATTTATTACCGGTAGATTCGGAGCATTCTGCGATTTTTCAATGTTTACAAGGTGAGCAAGCCGAGAGTGTAGAGAAAATCATTTTAACCGCTAGCGGAGGGCCGTTCTTTGAATGGTCAGCTGAAGAAATGAAGAAAATCACCTTAAAACAAGCGCTTAAACATCCCACGTGGGAGATGGGGCACAAAATCACCATTGATTCTGCAAGCATGATGAATAAAGGGCTTGAGGTGATTGAAGCCAAGTGGTTATTCAATTTGAATCCTCAACAAATAGACGTGGTAGCTCATCCTCAGTCTTTGGTACACAGTATGGTCCAGTTTAATGATGGCTCAGTAAAAGCCCAAATGAGTCCTCCCGATATGCGAGGTCCTATTCAATATGCTATGTTTCACCCCCATCGAAAACAAGCCGGTTTAACAAGATTTAATTTTTCGGAAGCATTGAGTCTCAGTTTCAAGCCTGTTGATATGAAAAAATTTCGTAATCTTGCACTCGCTTTCGAAGCTCTAGAAAAAGGGGGGAATATTCCGGCTATTTTAAATGCAGCCAATGAAGCTGCTGTTGAGGCGGTTCTCCAAAACCAGCTTCCTTTCTATAGAATATCAGAAGTGGTTGAAAATATGATGAAAGAAATGAACTTTATCCAAAATCCAAACTTACAGGATTTAGAAAATACTCATTTTGAAACCATCGCCAAAAGCAAAGAATTAATCAAGAGAAAAAACTAG
- the rseP gene encoding RIP metalloprotease RseP gives MDILIQILQLILSLSVLVIVHEFGHFAAAKIFHTKVEKFYLFFNPGFSLFKFKYGETEYGMGWLPLGGYVKIAGMIDESMDKEQMEKDPEPWEFRSKPAWQRLIIMLGGVFMNVILAMLIYIVMMASYGEEYLPTSAVKYGIQVDSLGQTLGLKNGDKILTLDGQEVDDFMKIPAHLILEEVQAIQIDRNGQRLDIPVSTQFVGDLIASEKPGFLMPRMPIRISEFAKSSTAEEAGIMKGDWIQSLNGQQVAFFDQFQIFRDSVAANTGKMVQVSVLRENKLKTFEVAVQDDGLIGISIGADLGLDFDLKSRDYTVIEAIPAGINKAFETINSYLKQLKILFNPEMKAYKSVGGFIKIGSIFPPVWDWMKFWSLTAFLSIMLAVLNILPIPALDGGHVMFLMYEIIARRKPSDKFMEYAQMVGMFLLLALLVFANGNDIWNLFN, from the coding sequence ATGGATATCCTTATACAAATTTTACAACTCATTTTAAGTCTGTCGGTATTGGTAATTGTGCATGAATTTGGACACTTTGCCGCTGCAAAAATATTTCATACTAAAGTAGAGAAGTTTTATCTTTTCTTTAATCCTGGCTTCTCCCTTTTTAAGTTTAAATATGGGGAAACAGAATATGGTATGGGTTGGTTGCCTTTAGGGGGCTATGTGAAAATTGCCGGAATGATAGACGAAAGCATGGACAAAGAGCAAATGGAAAAAGACCCTGAGCCATGGGAGTTTAGAAGCAAACCCGCGTGGCAACGCTTAATCATTATGTTGGGTGGGGTTTTTATGAATGTGATATTAGCCATGCTTATCTATATTGTAATGATGGCCAGTTATGGTGAAGAATACCTTCCTACATCGGCTGTTAAATATGGAATTCAGGTGGATAGCTTAGGCCAAACCTTAGGTTTAAAAAATGGAGATAAAATTTTAACTCTTGATGGACAAGAAGTGGATGATTTCATGAAGATTCCTGCCCATTTAATTTTAGAGGAGGTGCAAGCCATTCAAATTGATCGTAATGGACAGCGATTAGATATTCCAGTAAGTACTCAGTTTGTAGGTGACTTAATAGCCAGCGAAAAACCTGGTTTCCTGATGCCTCGTATGCCCATTCGCATCAGTGAATTTGCCAAGAGTTCCACCGCAGAAGAAGCCGGAATTATGAAGGGCGATTGGATACAAAGCCTTAACGGACAACAGGTGGCCTTTTTTGACCAGTTCCAAATATTCAGAGATAGTGTAGCTGCCAATACAGGTAAAATGGTTCAGGTGAGTGTATTACGTGAAAACAAATTAAAGACCTTTGAAGTAGCAGTGCAAGACGATGGTCTTATTGGTATTTCAATTGGTGCCGATTTAGGATTGGATTTTGATTTAAAATCTCGCGATTATACCGTGATAGAAGCTATACCAGCTGGTATCAACAAAGCATTTGAAACCATTAATAGCTATCTTAAACAATTAAAGATACTTTTTAACCCTGAAATGAAAGCTTATAAGTCGGTTGGTGGATTTATTAAGATTGGTAGCATCTTTCCTCCGGTTTGGGATTGGATGAAATTCTGGAGTCTGACCGCTTTCTTATCCATCATGCTTGCTGTATTAAATATACTACCTATTCCAGCTTTAGATGGTGGTCATGTGATGTTCTTGATGTATGAAATTATTGCCCGCCGTAAGCCTAGCGATAAGTTTATGGAATATGCACAGATGGTAGGAATGTTCCTTTTATTAGCTCTATTGGTATTTGCCAATGGTAACGATATCTGGAACTTGTTTAACTAA
- a CDS encoding UDP-2,3-diacylglucosamine diphosphatase: MTKPSNKKVYFLSDAHLGIPDVESSKVRERKMVRWLDEVKKDALAIYILGDLFDFWFEYKTVVPKGFTRLFGKLAEITDSGIPIHFFRGNHDIWAFNYLNEELNIEIHREPLEVELLGKKFFLAHGDGLGQGDKGYKFLKWIFEQKLNQWLFRWIHPDWGLAMGLFWSRRSRYANVAREEKEREEPVIRAIEDSRLPMFAKDYLRQGHQIDYFVMGHWHIVRDFELQSNSRFIFLGDWISRFSYGVFDGEVFEMKVFEG; encoded by the coding sequence TTGACGAAACCATCAAATAAAAAGGTCTACTTTCTCTCCGATGCTCATCTGGGTATTCCCGATGTGGAATCTAGTAAAGTTAGAGAGAGAAAGATGGTGAGATGGTTGGATGAGGTCAAGAAAGATGCACTAGCCATTTATATTCTCGGCGATCTCTTTGACTTCTGGTTCGAGTATAAAACGGTGGTTCCCAAAGGTTTTACTCGTCTTTTTGGCAAGCTGGCTGAAATTACCGACAGTGGTATTCCAATACATTTCTTTAGAGGAAACCATGATATTTGGGCTTTCAATTATTTAAATGAAGAGCTCAATATTGAAATCCATCGAGAGCCTTTAGAAGTGGAGCTTTTAGGTAAAAAGTTCTTTTTAGCTCATGGCGACGGATTAGGCCAAGGCGATAAGGGCTATAAGTTCTTGAAGTGGATATTTGAGCAGAAACTCAATCAATGGTTATTTCGTTGGATTCATCCCGATTGGGGATTGGCTATGGGTTTGTTTTGGTCGAGAAGAAGTCGTTATGCGAATGTAGCCCGAGAAGAAAAAGAAAGAGAAGAACCAGTTATACGAGCCATAGAGGATTCTAGATTACCTATGTTTGCCAAAGATTATTTAAGGCAAGGCCATCAGATCGATTATTTTGTGATGGGACATTGGCATATTGTTAGAGATTTCGAACTTCAATCAAACAGTCGTTTTATCTTCTTAGGCGATTGGATTTCTCGTTTTTCTTATGGTGTTTTTGATGGCGAGGTTTTTGAGATGAAGGTTTTTGAGGGGTAG
- the dinB gene encoding DNA polymerase IV translates to MNDQIPIKKIIHVDMDAFYASVEQMDNPELQGKPLAVGGGGERGVIAAASYEARAYGVRSAMSGALARRKCPPLIFVKPRMERYKEISNKIQEIFFDYTDLVEPLSLDEAYLDVTKNKKNISSASKLAKEIRQRIFEEVGLRASAGISINKFTAKIASDINKPNGQKTIMPNAVIAFLEELPIEKFFGVGKVTAEKMNSLGIFNGKDLKAQSLAFLARNFGKSGSHFHEIVRGIQHSEVRPNRLRKSIAAERTFITDISSESDMIKKLEQIAEELERRLWRTKVKGKTITVKMKHHDFTIQSRSKTLNHWINQKEELLILAVDLLRQAALEKPVRLLGISISKLDNEPDLPVSWIQLEIEFPGRSIEEFNNTRKKEDTTEAMRHRGGMRE, encoded by the coding sequence ATGAATGACCAGATTCCCATCAAAAAGATAATACATGTGGATATGGATGCCTTTTACGCATCGGTGGAACAAATGGATAATCCTGAGCTACAGGGGAAACCATTAGCTGTAGGTGGTGGTGGAGAGAGGGGTGTGATTGCAGCAGCCAGCTATGAGGCTAGAGCTTATGGTGTGCGTTCTGCCATGTCTGGAGCACTTGCTCGTCGTAAATGCCCTCCTCTAATCTTTGTGAAACCTAGAATGGAACGCTATAAAGAAATCTCCAATAAAATTCAAGAGATATTCTTTGACTATACCGATCTTGTAGAACCCTTAAGTTTGGATGAAGCCTACTTAGATGTCACAAAAAACAAGAAAAACATAAGTTCTGCTAGTAAATTAGCTAAAGAAATCCGCCAACGTATTTTTGAAGAAGTGGGATTAAGAGCATCGGCAGGAATATCTATTAATAAATTTACGGCCAAAATTGCCTCTGACATCAACAAACCCAATGGTCAAAAAACCATTATGCCCAACGCGGTTATTGCTTTCTTGGAGGAGCTCCCCATTGAAAAATTCTTTGGAGTTGGAAAAGTTACAGCTGAAAAGATGAATAGCCTAGGTATTTTCAATGGCAAAGATTTAAAAGCCCAAAGCTTAGCCTTTTTAGCAAGAAACTTTGGTAAATCGGGTAGTCACTTCCATGAAATCGTGAGAGGTATACAGCATAGTGAAGTCAGACCAAATAGGTTGAGAAAATCCATTGCTGCGGAGCGTACTTTTATTACTGACATTTCCTCAGAAAGCGATATGATTAAAAAGCTAGAACAAATAGCTGAGGAATTAGAGAGACGATTATGGAGAACCAAAGTAAAGGGGAAAACCATAACTGTTAAAATGAAGCATCATGACTTCACCATACAAAGCAGATCCAAAACCCTTAACCACTGGATCAATCAAAAAGAGGAGCTATTAATATTAGCAGTAGACTTATTACGTCAAGCCGCATTAGAAAAACCGGTGCGTCTATTGGGTATCTCTATTAGCAAATTAGATAACGAGCCCGATTTGCCTGTATCTTGGATTCAGTTGGAGATTGAGTTTCCGGGGAGAAGTATTGAAGAATTTAATAATACAAGGAAGAAAGAAGATACCACGGAGGCAATGAGACACAGAGGTGGAATGAGAGAATGA
- the rocD gene encoding ornithine--oxo-acid transaminase: MSEFISSKEAMELEDKYGAHNYHPLPVVLSKGKGAKVWDAEGKEYYDFLSAYSAVNQGHCHPKIVEALVDQARTLTLTSRAFYNDVLGPYEKYITEYFGFDKVLPMNTGAEADETALKLARKWGYTKKGIPENEAKIVVCANNFHGRTITIISMSTDPDAYKGFGPYTPGFVTVPYNDLDALANELKDPNVCAFLVEPIQGEAGVYVPDDGYLKKSYELCKANNVLFIADEVQTGIARTGKLLACDHEEVRPDILILGKALSGGVIPVSAVLADDDIMLCIKPGEHGSTFGGFPLAAKVAVAALEVVKEEKLAERAEYLGEIFRREMKAIDSPMISLVRGRGLLNAVIIKPKNGKEAWDVCMKMRDLGVLAKPTHGDIIRFAPPLVITEEQLMAAIALIKEAIVSFE, translated from the coding sequence ATGTCTGAATTCATTTCTTCAAAGGAAGCCATGGAGTTGGAAGATAAGTATGGTGCACATAACTATCATCCACTACCAGTAGTATTATCTAAGGGAAAAGGAGCTAAAGTATGGGATGCAGAAGGAAAAGAATATTATGATTTCCTAAGCGCTTATTCTGCCGTTAACCAAGGGCATTGTCATCCAAAAATTGTGGAGGCATTAGTTGATCAAGCACGTACGTTAACACTAACGTCTAGAGCTTTTTATAATGATGTTTTAGGTCCTTACGAAAAGTATATCACTGAATATTTTGGTTTCGACAAAGTCTTACCTATGAATACTGGTGCTGAAGCTGACGAGACTGCATTAAAATTAGCTCGCAAATGGGGATATACAAAAAAAGGTATTCCAGAGAACGAAGCTAAAATCGTTGTTTGTGCCAATAATTTCCATGGTAGAACTATTACTATCATTTCTATGTCGACAGACCCAGACGCTTATAAAGGTTTTGGCCCTTATACTCCTGGTTTTGTTACTGTTCCTTATAATGATTTAGATGCCTTAGCCAACGAATTAAAAGACCCTAATGTTTGTGCATTCTTAGTGGAGCCTATTCAAGGTGAAGCTGGTGTTTATGTACCAGACGATGGATACTTAAAGAAGTCATATGAGCTTTGCAAAGCCAATAATGTACTTTTTATTGCCGATGAGGTTCAGACAGGCATTGCCCGTACAGGTAAATTATTAGCTTGTGACCACGAAGAGGTACGCCCAGATATCTTGATCTTAGGGAAAGCCCTTTCTGGTGGTGTTATTCCTGTTTCTGCTGTTTTAGCTGATGATGACATTATGCTTTGCATTAAGCCAGGCGAACATGGTTCTACTTTTGGTGGTTTCCCATTAGCTGCAAAAGTAGCTGTTGCTGCTCTAGAAGTAGTCAAAGAAGAAAAATTAGCTGAAAGAGCTGAGTATTTAGGTGAGATTTTCCGTCGCGAAATGAAAGCCATTGATTCTCCTATGATTTCTTTAGTAAGAGGTCGTGGTTTATTAAATGCAGTTATTATTAAGCCAAAAAATGGAAAAGAAGCTTGGGATGTATGTATGAAGATGAGAGATTTAGGTGTTTTAGCTAAGCCAACTCACGGAGATATCATCCGTTTTGCTCCTCCTTTGGTTATCACAGAAGAACAATTAATGGCAGCTATTGCCTTAATTAAAGAAGCTATTGTTTCATTTGAATAG
- a CDS encoding glycosyltransferase yields the protein MMMILQILFWLSVLMIFHSYVFFPLLIKFLAKGKTFNYPELSDDELPKMSILVSAFNEEAVIAEKIESVFKSNYPIAKFELLIGSDNSDDDTNVIIQSYADKHPNLIFNAYSKRRGKQNVVNDLFHLSKGSILILTDANVIFDENTLLEIARPFTDENIGLVDTNMINRGLKKEGISHQEKAYISREVYIKQYESLVWGSMMGPFGGCYAIRREDYSQVPSNALVDDFYINMKIFEKGKLSVNNLEAKVFEDVSNDLKIELIRKIRIATGNFQNLKWFGHLLWPMNNGVAFTFLSHKVLRWLGPFFLLISLLSSALLWNTPFYQLAFSIQIAGFFIPLLDSLLKKLSFNSRFLRFITHFYSMNLALFIGFFRFSKGVKSGIWKVTKRNQ from the coding sequence ATGATGATGATCCTCCAAATATTGTTTTGGCTCTCTGTACTCATGATTTTTCATAGTTATGTTTTCTTTCCTTTATTAATAAAATTTTTAGCTAAGGGAAAAACCTTTAATTATCCAGAGCTTTCTGATGATGAGTTACCGAAGATGTCTATTTTGGTATCTGCATTTAATGAAGAAGCAGTCATAGCGGAAAAGATAGAAAGTGTTTTCAAGAGTAATTATCCAATTGCTAAATTTGAGCTATTAATTGGCTCTGATAATTCTGATGATGATACCAATGTAATTATTCAATCCTATGCTGATAAACATCCCAATCTCATATTTAATGCCTATAGCAAGCGCAGAGGAAAGCAGAATGTAGTAAATGATTTGTTTCATCTGTCTAAGGGTTCTATCCTGATACTAACTGATGCTAATGTGATCTTCGATGAGAATACCTTATTGGAAATTGCACGCCCTTTTACCGATGAGAATATTGGTTTGGTAGATACAAATATGATTAACAGGGGATTGAAAAAAGAAGGAATCAGTCATCAGGAGAAAGCCTATATTTCCCGAGAAGTTTACATTAAGCAATACGAGTCTTTGGTATGGGGTAGTATGATGGGCCCTTTCGGTGGTTGTTATGCTATTCGTCGAGAGGATTATAGTCAGGTTCCCTCCAATGCTTTGGTTGATGATTTTTATATCAATATGAAGATTTTTGAAAAGGGAAAGCTGAGTGTTAATAACCTAGAAGCTAAGGTTTTTGAAGATGTGAGTAATGACCTGAAAATTGAATTAATTCGTAAAATAAGAATCGCTACTGGGAACTTTCAAAACCTGAAATGGTTTGGTCACCTACTCTGGCCTATGAATAACGGTGTGGCATTCACTTTCTTATCACATAAAGTACTACGGTGGCTAGGTCCATTTTTCTTACTCATTAGTTTGCTGAGCTCCGCTTTACTCTGGAATACCCCATTTTACCAATTGGCTTTTAGTATTCAGATAGCCGGATTTTTTATTCCACTGCTAGATTCTTTATTAAAAAAACTCAGCTTTAACTCTAGATTCCTCCGTTTTATCACCCATTTCTATAGCATGAACTTGGCTTTGTTTATTGGTTTCTTTCGTTTCTCAAAAGGAGTGAAATCTGGTATTTGGAAGGTTACTAAACGCAATCAGTAA